The DNA window TTGATCTTGAGTTCCCACGGCGTGCCACCGGTAGTCGGAACACGCCAGATGCCGAAATCCCGCTCGAAAACGATCGTCTTGCCGTCCTTCGAGATACTCGGCCACAGTACGCGGCCGTCTTTGAAGGTAGTCAGCGGCCGAGACGTGCGAACCACTTTCGCCGGCGGCTTTGCCTTGGCACCATCGGCGGCGTTGGCCTTGACGCCTTCAGCGGGCTTGGCCTGCTGGGGCGGGGTCATATCGTACGCGATGATGTTCTGCGGCTGGGCGTCGCGATCGCTCACGCAGTAAAGCGTCTTGCCCCCGTCGCCCCACATCGGCCAGATTTCACGTGCGCCGGGCTGCGTGATCTCCTCGTACGCCACGCCTTTGCCGCGCTCCCGGCGAACCCAGACGTGCGCCTCGTTCCAGTTCGAATGGCCGTTCCGCCACCAATCACGGCTGCTCGCACCGGCGCTCATTGCCAGCGACTTTCCGTCGGGAGACGGGGCGGCGTTGAACTCGTTCGTGTACCGCTCGTCCGACACCGGCATCGGCGTGCCGCCGGTCGCGGCGACGCGGTAGATGTCGGCGTTACTCGCCCCAAGATCTGCGACGGTTGAGCTGAAATAGATGTACTTGCCGTCGGCGCTCCAGGCGTCGAGCTGGTCGGCCCCGTCGTCGCTGGTCAGCCGGGTCAGGTCGCCGGTCGCGAAGGTCAGCAGGTAGATGTCGCCGTTGCCCGACCGGCTGGAGACGAAGGCAAGCTGCTTGCCGTCGGGTGAATAAAGCGGCCGGCTTTCGTTGGCCGGATCGCTGATCAACAGGTGTGCCGTCCCGCCCTGCGCCGGCACAATCCATATGTCGCCGGCATGAACGAACGCGATCTCCTGCCCGTCGGGCGAGATTGCCGGTTCCGAAAAACTCGGCAGCGGTTTGACATCATCGGCGGCAGCAAATGCCGTCCAGGGAAGACCGACAAGTCCGGTTAGACAGGCCAGGCGCAATGCGAATCGCTTCATGAACGGTGCTCCGAAACGGGATCAGTGGCAGGAGCCGTAAGGTTATGAAGCGGGGATGGGGGGTGCAAGGAATATCCTCGATCCAAGCACCGCGCTCCGCTTTGCGTCGCGGCTAACCGTGCGGGGGTTAACCGCGATGCAGAGCGGAGCGCGGGTACGACACGCAGTTTACAGGCGACCGAAGATCATCGCGTCATTGTCCTGGATGCTGACGGTCGCCGTGTCGGCTGCGTCGATCCGGTAGAGGCTGTTGGCGTTGATCGTCAGCTTTACCGTCTCGACACCCTCATTCACGGTGTCGTCGATGACGTCGATCGGGACGACCACGAACGACTGCCCGGCGGGGATTTCGATGCACACCCGGCGTTGGAAGGTCGGCACGCCGGTCGTTGGCAGCAGATCGCCAGGTGTCCTCGTTGTCGTGGTCGAGTTGATAAAGGTCAGCGAGGTTGTGTAGTCAGAACCGACGGTCGCGCTGGCCGCGATGTCGAAGAATACCTTCGTGTTGAAACTATAGACGGCGTCTCGCGTCACGACGAAGTTGGCTTGGTTGTCCACCGCGCCTTCGCGAGCCGAGTTGTCGAGCGAATAAATGCCGACCTTCGGCACCGCGCTGATAAACCGAGCCATGGTGCCAGTGCGGCCGACAGCGAGGATCTTTCCGTCGGAGGTCAGGTTCGTCGTCAGAATCGAGTCCTTGATGCCGGCGGCGGTGGTGACCTTGCCGTTTTGGCCGAAGAAGCCGTCCAACAGTCCGTTGGTCTTGAAACGCGCCATCGCAAACTTTCCATTAGAGCTGCCGGCGACCAGGATGCCTTCCTTGCTGACGCGGACGTGCCTTGCATCGTCAACACCGCCCAGGTCCGTTTCCACGTGACCTGTGCCGGCAAAGTTCGTGTCGAGCTTTCCGGCCGATGTCAGCCGTGCGACCGCGAAGTTGTCCGCGAACTTTCCAACCAGTACGACGCTTCCGTCCGGCTGCGCCTGCAGGTCGCGAAGTTCGGACTTGGGGAGAAAGAGATTGTTGAATCGGCCCGGACCGCTGATGCCGTCACTGAAGCTGCTGTCGAGCGAGCCCTGGTCGGTGAGCCGCGCCACGGCGAACCGAACCTGGCTGCCCGGCCCGCCGCTGCCGCCGACGTAGATTTTTCCGTTGGGGGCGAGCGAGATCGCGGTGGCCGCTTCGGACGTCTCGCCGCCGAAGCCGATCGTGATCTTTCCGGTCCGGCCGGCCGTCCCCGAGAACGAGCCGTTGCCCGCCTTTCCGAAAGTCGTGTCCAGCGAGCCGTTGGGGTTGATACGGGCGACGGCAAAGTCCTCGGTCCTCAAATGGATAGTGATGGTACCCGCCGTGTTGGCGACCCCCGCGACGACGAGCTTTCCGTCCGGCTGAATCGCGATCGCGTTCGCGAAGCTTTCGCCGACGCCAGTGAAGTTGATCGTCATCCGGCCGTTGCCGTCGAAGGAGTTGTCCAGCGTGCCGTTGGTGTTGAAACGGGCGACGGCGGTATTGCCATAGTTATCCCAGGCGTCTTCGGTCATACCGCCGGCGACGACGATCTTGCCGTCGGCCTGGATCGCGACGGTGTTGGCAAAGTCGCCGCCGATGCCGAAATCGGGGTTGTCCTCGCCGCCGAAGTCGGCCGTCGCGACGCCGTCGCCACCGCCGAAGGTCCTGTCGAGCTTTCCGTCGGTACTCAGCCGGGCGACGGCGAAGTCCTTGTTCAGGGTGCCGATGGCGATGACCTTGCCGTTGGGCAGAACGGCGACGTCGGCGATCTCGAACCCGACGCTCTGTGCGAGCACCTTGCCGCTGCCGGCGACGCCGAACGTCGTATCCAGGCTGCCGGCGCTCATCAGGCAACGGGTTTCGAGGGTTTCGAGCAGGCACGGCCGGGACTTGCGGGGGGTGAGGTCTTTCATGCCCCTACAAACGAGACCCGCAAGCTTCATCTGCGGTGGCCCGGAATAGGGCATCCGTAGGGCGGGCACTGCCCGCCGGAGAAAGCGGAGATCGCCAGGGTGAGGCACGGGACTTCGGGCGTCGCGATCCGGAGTCCGACCCAGAGAGCCCTGCGGCTCTGCCGCGGGTTCTTTCATGCGACGAGCGAGTCTCCCCATCGCAATCATCAAGCGTTATCGAGATTTCCGCCGGAAGCGGTTTTTCCGTCGTACGGAAGAACCCGCGGCGGAGCCACAGGGCTCTCTGCGCCCGGACTGCGACGCCCGACGTTCGGCCCCTCACCCCAACCCTCTCCGTGCGAGTACAGGGGAGAGGGGGTCAAGGCTTTGCGAGGTATTTGAACAGGTCCCGAATCTCCTGATCGCTCAGCCCCAGCAACAGCCCTTCGGGCATCAGCGACTGCTTCATCGCCCGCTCGTCGGCGATATCGCCTTTGGCGACCGTCGTCTTCTGCTGGGCGGCGTCGACGAGCGTCAGGCGGTCGCCGGATCGCTCGATCACCAAGCCGACGTAAACCTCGTCTCCCTTGGTCTTGATCCGAGTGGCGGCGAACTCTTCGCGGATGTAGGCCGACGGATCGACGATGTTGATCGCCATGTCGTTGGCGTTTCGGCGATCGTAGGTTGTCAGGTCGGGGCCGATCTTGCCGCCTTCGTTGAACAGCGTGTGGCAGACGCCGCAGCGGGTCATGAACAGTGCCTTGCCGCGGCCGGCGTTGCCAACGCCGGTGGTCGCGAGCCGCTTGATGCGCTCGACCTCGGCGGCCTTCTCGGCGTCGGTGGCGCGGACGGCCTTGCCGAAGACTTTCTCGACCAGCGCGGCGACGGCGGGGTCTTCGAACTGGCGAAGGCGTTCGATGTCGGCGGGGGAGAGGTCGGATCGCGGGATAGTGCCGGATTCAACCGCGCGAACCAGTTCAGCCGAGCTCGACGCCCGAGCCAAAAGTGCCGAAATCACGCCGTCCTTCAAGTTTCGATCCGAACTCTTCGCCGAATAAAGCTTCACCAAGCCTGCACTAACGGCCGGATGATCGCATTGAGTTAATGCAGCAACGGCGTCAAGTCGCTGCTGCTTCGCGCCGGGATTGGACGCGATCTTGAGCAGAAACTCGGCGTCTTCGGCTTGGCCACGTCGAGCCAATAGTCGCATCGCCCTCAGTGTCATCGAGGTGAGCTTGTCAGGGGAACTCAACATCGAGCTACGCATCCGTTCGACTGTCGCGCGGTCGCCTGCGATCAAAGCAAGTTCCAGGTCGCCGGACTTGGTGAATTGTTCCTTCAGTTGCGGGATGAGCCGCGCTGGATCGAAATCGGACGAAAGCCCTTCCTTGATGCCGGCCATTGCCATCTTTCGCCAGCCGTCATCCCGTGCGTCCCTAAGCAGTAGCGTCAATGTCCACTGATGTGCTTCTGTGAGTTCAGCAGCCGCGCGCCGGATGAGCCTTGGAACGACGACTTCACGTCCAATCTTTGTGTTAAGCCAGAACCCATTCAGATCAAGTTCGGCAACCCGGGTTCCGATCGCGCGTTCGATTGCCCACCAGAGAAGTAGTGGAATGTGCGCGTCCGCCACGTCATCATCTCGCTGCAACATCGTCATCGCGAGCATATAGGCATGATCCGCCGTGCCAATGCGCCTTGCCGAACTAGCCAACTGACTGCGAACTTGTGAGTCCGTTTCCTTCTCTGCGAGTTGCGTCAGCCGTTTCACGACTGAGTCCGGTAGTTCCACGCCGTCGTGATCCGCGGCGAGCCGGATCGCCCACGCACGTACGCTGGGATCGCCATGCTTCAGAGCGCCGAGCAGGGTCTTCTCGTCCAATTCTCCGGTAACCTGCAATGCCCAGAGGGCATCAACCGGATGCTTTGATTCTCTGTCGTTCAGCGTCGCCAACAATGCGGAAGTTGATTCCTTGCTGCCCCGGTCCCCCAGCGCACGCCGCGCGGTCGTTCGTTCCCATCGGTTATCGCTCTTGAGCCGCTCGACCAGCTTCTCCGCCGGCTCGGTCTGCAAATCCATCGCAACCGTCGTCGGCTTCCAATCCGCCGGCCGGATGCGGTAGATGCGGCCGCTGCCGCGCTCCCACGTGTCCCGCGGGTCGACGTGACTGATGCGTTTCTCGTAAAAGTCGGCGACGTAGATCGCGCCATCCGGCCCGACCTTCAGGTCGACCGGGCGGAACCAGCCGTCGTCGCTCGTCACCAGATATGGCTCCTCGACCGTCTTGTACGTCGAGCCCATCGGCTCCAAGCGCGAGAGCTGAATGCGACTCTGGAGCGAGTTGGGGCTGATGATCTTGCCGCGATACTGCGGGAAGAGCGTGCCGCCGTAGACGACGAAGGTGTGGCTCAGTCGGTCGGCGTTGCCTTCGTGGGGCATGTGTTCGAAAAAGCCGAACGCGTAGGGGTTGGTCAGCGGGCCGTGCTTGCCCCAGCCTTTGACGTAGTAGCCGCCCTGCACGAAATGCAGGCCGCGGAACTTGCCCCAGTTGGTGCCGGAGAAGGCGCGGCCGGCGTCGTCGAACTCCAGGCCGAAGGTATTGCCGCCGCCCTCGGCGAAGATCTCGAACACGTGCCGCTCGGGGTGGTATCGCCAGATCGCCTGGCCGAGGAAGTCGGTCGTTTTGCTGGTGTCGCCAAGAAGGGTTTTCACCTTGGCGGTGCAGGTGGAACCCTGGCAGCCGTAGAGCCACCCGTCGGGGCCCCAGGTGAGGTTGTTGGCGACGGCATGGGTGTCTTCCAGGCCGAAGCCGGAGAGGTGGACGATCGGATCGCCGTCGGGGACGTCGTCGCGGTCGGCGTCGGGGTAGAAGAGCAGGTAGGGGGCGTTCATCACCCAGACGCCGTAGTCTGTGCCGTCCTTTCGTGGCCGCCCACCACGGCCGGGCAGGGCGCTGGTGGCGATCGACAGGCCCGACACGAACGTCTTGTGTTTGCGGAAGCTGCCGTCGCGATCAACGTCTTCGAGGATGGTGATGACGTCTTTCCCCGCCGCATGGTTCGGCGGGGCGGCGGGGACCTTATCGAACTTCGCCCGGATGTAGCGGTCGTACTCGACGACCTTCAAACCCTGTGGGAATGGGTACTGGATGTACTGCACCACCCACATCCGCCCGCGCTCGTCGAAGTTGATGCACAATGGCTGACGGATGTCCGGCTCGGCGGCGATGAGGTCGACTGCGAGGCCGGGAATGGGCTTGAACTTCTTCAGTGAATCCGCCGGCGACAGCGGGTCGGTTTCGCGCATCGGCGCTTTGAGCTTTTCGAGCGCCGAGTCGAGGCCCTTGGCGTCGAGGACGTTGGCGGTGAGCGCGGGGTTGGTGGCGGGGGCGGACGGTGCCGTCGCAGGTCCGGCGGCGATGGACAGACTTGCGCCAAACGCAACGACAGCGAGAGTGACAACGTTCCGCATGAAAGCTCCCGGCGTTAGGTGACGTGCCGCTTACGATACCGGCTAGAGCAGTAGATGTGCGAGGCATTACTCCCTCTCGGGTGCTTCGGAGTACCTCGCGTCCGACCTTTTTAAGAACCACGCAGGAAGTGTACTCACGCAGTAAGCGGGAATGGACCTGAAACCGTCACCGTTCCCGCTTACTGCGTGAGTACACTTCGTGCGCGGCTCCTCAATAGGTCGCACACTCTCAGCTCAGGATGACAGCACGGGGACGGCCTGTAGAGCGGAACACTGCCAAGCGTTCGGCCCGTCTGCCCCGAATACAGGTGAGAGGGGATCAGAGCGTCTCCGTGAACTGGTCCGTCAACCCGCGAACCGTCGCCGGCGGGTTCGCCATCAGTGCGATCACCGCACGCCGCTGTCGCGATTTCTCGTCCTCGCTCAAATACTCCAGCGGCGACCGGCCGGCGACGCGGGCGAGCAGGCAGCCTAGGGTCTGACGAACGGCAGTCGGTTCCAAATCCGCCGCCCACATCACATCGCCGACGCCTTCGCGATAGCGCGTCCAGAACGCGACGGCGGCGTCCGAAAAGCGTGGCCGCATCGCCGGCAGGTGATGGGCTTTGCTCAGCAGGTGCGTCATGGCAAAGCCCAAATCGAATGACGGATCGCCCCAGTGAATGACCTCGTGATCCAGAAGGATCAGCCGGCCGTCGTGTACGAGCACGTTCTTGGGGCTGTAGTCGCCGTGGACGATCGAGAACCGGCGCGACCGCGTCTCGACAATCAGCCTGTCGTAGAATGCCGCCGACTCGGGGACCTGGCTGGCGGTGTAGGCGTAGTACGGCTCCAGCCGGAGGCTCTCAAAGAAACCTCGATCGTCGAACACCGGCGCGAGCTCCTTACGTCGCAGCCACGAATTGCGATGAATGCCGGCGAGAAGATCGGCGAACTGGCGGACGTGACCCGCCTCCAGCCGGCCGGCAAGCAAAATCGTCTTCCAGTTCTCGTGCGGCTGCGGCACGGCCTGCATCGCCAGCAGGTGATGCGCCGGGTCTTCAAACACCAGCGGCGTGATCGTCCCCGGCGGGGCAAGGGTGGCCAGATGCCGCAACCCGGCGGCCTCCCGCTCGATGCGGACCGGATCGCTAAACCAGTCGACCTTTACGCGTAGCTTGGCCAGGGCCTGTTTCAACACCCAGGCTTTGCCGCCGACCCGCTCGACCAGGACCGTGCGGTTGGAAACGCCGCCGGCGAGGACGGTGATCGCTGGTTTTTCGGGGGGATCAATGCGGTTCGTCTCGCGGAGGTACGCGAGAAGTAGTTCAGGCCGTTCGATGTCGAGGCTATTGGGCATCTAGTCCCTCCTCCGACGTTCCCGAGAGGGCGATCGGCGTTCTGGCGTTGTTCTAGTCTGCGACAGTGTCCGGTTGATCAGCGAACGGGCGACAAGGCGCGGCCAATCTGGATGATCCCCGGGCCTGCTGCCAAACAACCCCCAACGACCGCCAATCGTTGGGTGATGCCAAACCAAAGAAACCCGCAAATGATAATGACCCCGGCCGCGCACAACATCAGACCTGCGCCGACTTGCCGCGCTACCCACGCCGACATGGGCTTGCCGTCAGGCCGAAGCTCGCACCTTGCCTGTACCATTCGAGATAAGACGGCGATCACCATCAAGACAAGCAAGCCAAGGGCGATCAAACCGAAGATCTGCAAAGTAGATGCATCGACTGGGAGGTCTCTGATGTAAGCAGTGTAAAATAGAACTAGCGCCATCGGCATGGCAAACACCGACGTGATGAACACGCCGAGTTGCCAGCTCACCTTGATTTCAGGCATCGGTCGCTTATCCATGATCGCACCATACGATCAAGTACCGTCGGCGACGCCTCACACCGGCTGCGGCTCGGGCTTCCTGGATTGCGATGGCGAAGACGATCCGCCGGCATGCCGATTGGCGAACTCTGCTGCGGCCTTGACGAAGCCCATGAACAACGGGCTCGGCCGCAGCGGACGGCTGGTCAGTTCCGGGTGTGCTTGCGTGCCGACGAAGTACGGGTGCATCGACTGCGGCAGTTCCAGCACCTGCATGATCGGCTGCGTGGGATGCTTGCCGCTGAAGATCATCCCCTTGTCTTCCAATTGCTTGATGTAGGTGGGGTCGACTTCGTAGCGATGCCGGAAACGCAGGCGGGTCATGCGGGCGTTGTCGAAAAGCTTGCTCACGAGCGACCCCTGCTTCAGCTCGATGTCCTTGCCGCCCAGCCGCATATTGCCGCCGAGGCCTTCGATCTTCTTCTGCTCGGGGAGGATATCGATGACCGGATGCTTGCAGTTGGTTTCGAACTCGGTGCTGTTGGCTTCCTTCAGGCCGCAGACGTTGCGGGCGAACTCGATGACCGCCATCTGGAACCCCAGACACAGGCCCAGGTAGGGCATCTTGTTCTCGCGGGCGTAGCGAATGCACTCGATCTTGCCTTCGGTACCGCGAATGCCGAACCCGCCGGGCACGATGATGCCCTGCACGTCGGCCAGGCGCTTGGCGACATTGTCGGCGTCGATCATGGTCGTATCGAGCCAGCGAAGCTGCACATCGACGCCCAAGTGCACGCTACAGTGCTCGGCGGCCTTGATGATGCTGGCGTAGGCGTCGCGTAGGGCGACGTACTTGCCGGTGACGGCGAGGGTGACACTCTTCTTGTTGACGCCGATACGATCCACGAACCACCGCCAGCGCAGGCGGGCCTGGTCTTCGTGGCGCTGGTTGACGCGTTCATGGAGGTCGAGCAGGGTGAGCACTTCGCGGTCGATGCCGACGTCGCGCAGCGCATCGGGAATGAGATAGATGCTGTCCAGGTCGTGCATGCTGACCACGCGCCGCATCGGCACGTTGGTGTACATGCTGATCTTCTCCCGGACTTTCTCCCGCACTTCGCGGGTGGCCCGGCAGGCGATAATGTGCGGCATGATGCCGACTTCCATCAGCCGTTTAATACCGAGCTGGGCGGCCTTGGACTTTTGTTCGCCGACGGCGTTGGGCTCGAGGATGTACGTGAGTGCGACGAACACCACGGCGCCTTCGCCCTCTTCGAACGCGAGCTGGCGACAGGCTTCGAGGTAGTGCATCGTCTCGTAGTCGCCGACGGTGCCGCCGACTTCGACGAACACCACATCGGCGTTGGACTTCACGGCCAGTTCCCGCAGGCGGAGCTTGATCTCGCCGGTCACATGAGGGATGGCCTGTACGTCGCGGCCGAGATAGGAGCCTTCCCGCTCCTTCTTCAGCACCGACGACATGATCTGGCCGTTGGTGGTGAAGTTGGCGGCCGAGAGATCCTGGTCGAGCAGCCGCTCGTACGTGCCCAAGTCCATGTCGGTCTCCATGCCGTCATCTAGCACGAAAACTTCGCCATGGCGGTAGGGGTTGAGCGTGCCGCTGTCGACGTTGTAGTAGCCCTCCATCTTGATCGGTGCGACCCGCAGACCCTTGTCCTGCATCAGCTTCGCGAGCGATGAAGCAAAGATGCCCTTGCCCAGCCCACTGATAACGGTACCGACCACGACCACGTACTTGTGGTGCCCCTTTCGATAGCCGGGGGGCATCGGGGTGTAGAACTCGGTCTCTTCCGTGGACTGGCCGATCTTGGCGAGAAGGTCTTGGGTGCTCATGGTTGGCTCGTAGGGTCCGCCTTGGCGGACGCAATTTGCGTTCAGGTTTTCCATCGACCTTCAGGACTCGTCTTCAACGAGCGCAACGCCGCTGCGGTCACCGGCTATCGCGTCCGCCAAGGCGGACCCTACGTACAAACTCCGCGTACTGTTCCGGCGTATCGATTCCATGCGTCGCCCGTGGCGTAATCAGGACGCCGATCGACCGGCCATGTTCCAATGCTCGAAGTTGTTCCAGCTTTTCGGTCATTTCCAGTGGGGTCGGCTTCCAGGAAGCAAACTCCAGCAGGAACGGACGACGGTAGGCGTAGATGCCCAGATGCAGATAGTACGCCGCCGCCGGGGGCGTCGCCTGGTCCCGCTGATGGGGAATCACGCTCCGCGAAAAGTAAATCGCCCGGCCGTCGATGCCGGCGACCACCTTTACCAGGTTCGAATCCGTCACCGCCGCGCCGGCGGGGAACGGTGTTGCCGCCGTTGCCATGTCTTCGGCGGTCGTTTCCAGCCGCTGAATCAGCGCATCGACAATACCCGGTTCGATCTCCGGCTCATCTCCCTGGACGTTGACGATGATCGGCTCATCAACGCCGCGCGCGACTTCTGCAATTCGGTCCGTCCCACTCTGGTGATCCGGCGACGTCATCACGCAGCGGGTTTCGAACGGCCGCAGCGCCGCGACGATGCGGTCGTCATCGGTTGCAACGATTACGTCCTTCACCAGCCTGCACTTACGTACCTGATCCACCACATGCTGGACCAAAGGCCGGCCGGTATCAGCGGCGAGAATCTTGGCTGGGAAACGGGTCGATCCGAAGCGGGCAGGGATGACGACGATCGCAGCCAAAGACAGACCTCAGACGCGTTTACAGGTCCACTTCAAACTGCAGAGCGAACATACGGATGCAAGGGGGGGGTGTCAAACATTGGAGGGGAAAGTGTCATTTGTCATTTGTCATTTGTCACTGGTCAATGGTTACTGGGTCGCACCTGATTCGCGCAAGTGACAAGTGACAAGTGAC is part of the Humisphaera borealis genome and encodes:
- a CDS encoding NHL repeat-containing protein encodes the protein MKDLTPRKSRPCLLETLETRCLMSAGSLDTTFGVAGSGKVLAQSVGFEIADVAVLPNGKVIAIGTLNKDFAVARLSTDGKLDRTFGGGDGVATADFGGEDNPDFGIGGDFANTVAIQADGKIVVAGGMTEDAWDNYGNTAVARFNTNGTLDNSFDGNGRMTINFTGVGESFANAIAIQPDGKLVVAGVANTAGTITIHLRTEDFAVARINPNGSLDTTFGKAGNGSFSGTAGRTGKITIGFGGETSEAATAISLAPNGKIYVGGSGGPGSQVRFAVARLTDQGSLDSSFSDGISGPGRFNNLFLPKSELRDLQAQPDGSVVLVGKFADNFAVARLTSAGKLDTNFAGTGHVETDLGGVDDARHVRVSKEGILVAGSSNGKFAMARFKTNGLLDGFFGQNGKVTTAAGIKDSILTTNLTSDGKILAVGRTGTMARFISAVPKVGIYSLDNSAREGAVDNQANFVVTRDAVYSFNTKVFFDIAASATVGSDYTTSLTFINSTTTTRTPGDLLPTTGVPTFQRRVCIEIPAGQSFVVVPIDVIDDTVNEGVETVKLTINANSLYRIDAADTATVSIQDNDAMIFGRL
- a CDS encoding DUF7133 domain-containing protein yields the protein MRNVVTLAVVAFGASLSIAAGPATAPSAPATNPALTANVLDAKGLDSALEKLKAPMRETDPLSPADSLKKFKPIPGLAVDLIAAEPDIRQPLCINFDERGRMWVVQYIQYPFPQGLKVVEYDRYIRAKFDKVPAAPPNHAAGKDVITILEDVDRDGSFRKHKTFVSGLSIATSALPGRGGRPRKDGTDYGVWVMNAPYLLFYPDADRDDVPDGDPIVHLSGFGLEDTHAVANNLTWGPDGWLYGCQGSTCTAKVKTLLGDTSKTTDFLGQAIWRYHPERHVFEIFAEGGGNTFGLEFDDAGRAFSGTNWGKFRGLHFVQGGYYVKGWGKHGPLTNPYAFGFFEHMPHEGNADRLSHTFVVYGGTLFPQYRGKIISPNSLQSRIQLSRLEPMGSTYKTVEEPYLVTSDDGWFRPVDLKVGPDGAIYVADFYEKRISHVDPRDTWERGSGRIYRIRPADWKPTTVAMDLQTEPAEKLVERLKSDNRWERTTARRALGDRGSKESTSALLATLNDRESKHPVDALWALQVTGELDEKTLLGALKHGDPSVRAWAIRLAADHDGVELPDSVVKRLTQLAEKETDSQVRSQLASSARRIGTADHAYMLAMTMLQRDDDVADAHIPLLLWWAIERAIGTRVAELDLNGFWLNTKIGREVVVPRLIRRAAAELTEAHQWTLTLLLRDARDDGWRKMAMAGIKEGLSSDFDPARLIPQLKEQFTKSGDLELALIAGDRATVERMRSSMLSSPDKLTSMTLRAMRLLARRGQAEDAEFLLKIASNPGAKQQRLDAVAALTQCDHPAVSAGLVKLYSAKSSDRNLKDGVISALLARASSSAELVRAVESGTIPRSDLSPADIERLRQFEDPAVAALVEKVFGKAVRATDAEKAAEVERIKRLATTGVGNAGRGKALFMTRCGVCHTLFNEGGKIGPDLTTYDRRNANDMAINIVDPSAYIREEFAATRIKTKGDEVYVGLVIERSGDRLTLVDAAQQKTTVAKGDIADERAMKQSLMPEGLLLGLSDQEIRDLFKYLAKP
- a CDS encoding phosphotransferase family protein, producing MPNSLDIERPELLLAYLRETNRIDPPEKPAITVLAGGVSNRTVLVERVGGKAWVLKQALAKLRVKVDWFSDPVRIEREAAGLRHLATLAPPGTITPLVFEDPAHHLLAMQAVPQPHENWKTILLAGRLEAGHVRQFADLLAGIHRNSWLRRKELAPVFDDRGFFESLRLEPYYAYTASQVPESAAFYDRLIVETRSRRFSIVHGDYSPKNVLVHDGRLILLDHEVIHWGDPSFDLGFAMTHLLSKAHHLPAMRPRFSDAAVAFWTRYREGVGDVMWAADLEPTAVRQTLGCLLARVAGRSPLEYLSEDEKSRQRRAVIALMANPPATVRGLTDQFTETL
- a CDS encoding CTP synthase, whose amino-acid sequence is MSTQDLLAKIGQSTEETEFYTPMPPGYRKGHHKYVVVVGTVISGLGKGIFASSLAKLMQDKGLRVAPIKMEGYYNVDSGTLNPYRHGEVFVLDDGMETDMDLGTYERLLDQDLSAANFTTNGQIMSSVLKKEREGSYLGRDVQAIPHVTGEIKLRLRELAVKSNADVVFVEVGGTVGDYETMHYLEACRQLAFEEGEGAVVFVALTYILEPNAVGEQKSKAAQLGIKRLMEVGIMPHIIACRATREVREKVREKISMYTNVPMRRVVSMHDLDSIYLIPDALRDVGIDREVLTLLDLHERVNQRHEDQARLRWRWFVDRIGVNKKSVTLAVTGKYVALRDAYASIIKAAEHCSVHLGVDVQLRWLDTTMIDADNVAKRLADVQGIIVPGGFGIRGTEGKIECIRYARENKMPYLGLCLGFQMAVIEFARNVCGLKEANSTEFETNCKHPVIDILPEQKKIEGLGGNMRLGGKDIELKQGSLVSKLFDNARMTRLRFRHRYEVDPTYIKQLEDKGMIFSGKHPTQPIMQVLELPQSMHPYFVGTQAHPELTSRPLRPSPLFMGFVKAAAEFANRHAGGSSSPSQSRKPEPQPV
- the kdsB gene encoding 3-deoxy-manno-octulosonate cytidylyltransferase; this encodes MAAIVVIPARFGSTRFPAKILAADTGRPLVQHVVDQVRKCRLVKDVIVATDDDRIVAALRPFETRCVMTSPDHQSGTDRIAEVARGVDEPIIVNVQGDEPEIEPGIVDALIQRLETTAEDMATAATPFPAGAAVTDSNLVKVVAGIDGRAIYFSRSVIPHQRDQATPPAAAYYLHLGIYAYRRPFLLEFASWKPTPLEMTEKLEQLRALEHGRSIGVLITPRATHGIDTPEQYAEFVRRVRLGGRDSR